A stretch of the Nitratifractor salsuginis DSM 16511 genome encodes the following:
- a CDS encoding argininosuccinate synthase: MSKKEIKKAVLAYSGGLDTSIILKWLQDEYGCEVVTFTADLGQGEEVEPARQKALQLGIKPENIFIEDLREEFVRDFVFPMFRANAIYEGEYLLGTSIARPLIAKKQIEIAHKTGADAVAHGATGKGNDQVRFELGYLSLDPEIAVIAPWREWDLNSREKLLAYAEKHGIPIDRKGKKSPYSMDANLLHISYEGQILEDPAAEPEEDMWLWTTAPEKAPDEPEYITIGYKKGDPVSINGEEMSPATILETLNTYGKKHGIGRIDIVENRYVGMKARGCYETPGGTIMLKAHRAMESITLDREEAHMKDELMPRYATLIYNGYWWSPEREMLQAAIDRTQRFVEGEVRLKLYKGNVTVVGRQSPKSLYSPAHSTFEEDDVYNQKDAEGFIRLNALRFIIEGKQQPERRQEELEGSSDDVCQIETKSVSLCQKIKNFFGLGNTRS; encoded by the coding sequence ATGTCCAAAAAAGAGATCAAAAAAGCGGTCCTGGCCTATTCGGGAGGGCTTGATACCAGTATCATCCTCAAGTGGCTTCAGGATGAGTACGGCTGTGAAGTGGTGACCTTCACAGCCGACCTGGGGCAGGGCGAAGAGGTAGAGCCGGCCCGCCAAAAGGCACTGCAACTGGGGATCAAGCCCGAGAATATCTTCATCGAAGACCTCAGAGAGGAGTTTGTGCGGGATTTCGTCTTTCCGATGTTCCGCGCCAACGCCATCTACGAAGGGGAGTATCTGCTGGGGACCTCCATCGCCCGGCCCCTCATTGCCAAAAAACAGATCGAGATCGCCCACAAGACCGGGGCCGATGCCGTGGCCCACGGCGCGACCGGCAAAGGCAACGACCAGGTGCGCTTCGAGCTGGGGTATCTGAGCCTCGATCCCGAGATCGCTGTCATCGCCCCCTGGCGGGAGTGGGATCTCAACAGTCGGGAGAAGCTCCTGGCCTATGCCGAGAAGCACGGGATTCCCATCGACCGGAAGGGGAAGAAGTCTCCTTATAGTATGGACGCCAACCTGCTCCATATCTCCTATGAGGGGCAGATTCTCGAAGATCCCGCCGCCGAGCCGGAAGAGGATATGTGGCTCTGGACCACCGCCCCCGAGAAGGCTCCCGACGAGCCCGAATACATCACCATCGGCTACAAAAAGGGCGATCCCGTCTCCATCAACGGTGAAGAGATGTCTCCGGCGACGATCCTGGAGACTCTCAACACCTACGGTAAAAAGCACGGGATCGGCCGGATCGATATCGTGGAGAACCGCTACGTGGGGATGAAGGCCAGAGGATGCTATGAAACCCCCGGCGGGACCATTATGCTCAAGGCTCACCGGGCGATGGAGTCGATCACCCTCGACCGGGAAGAGGCTCATATGAAAGATGAGCTGATGCCCCGCTACGCCACGCTGATCTACAACGGCTACTGGTGGTCGCCTGAGCGGGAGATGCTCCAGGCCGCCATCGACCGCACCCAGCGTTTCGTCGAAGGGGAGGTACGCCTCAAGCTTTATAAAGGTAACGTCACTGTCGTAGGCCGCCAGTCGCCCAAGTCTCTCTACTCACCCGCCCACTCCACGTTTGAAGAGGACGATGTCTACAACCAGAAAGACGCCGAGGGCTTCATCCGCCTCAATGCCCTGCGCTTCATCATCGAAGGCAAGCAACAGCCCGAGCGCCGTCAGGAGGAGCTGGAGGGTTCCTCGGACGATGTCTGCCAGATCGAGACCAAATCGGTCAGCCTCTGTCAAAAGATCAAGAACTTCTTCGGCCTGGGAAATACCCGGAGCTGA
- a CDS encoding pyridoxine 5'-phosphate synthase, with protein MKLGVNIDHIAVLREARRINDPDPLQAIGICARAGADQITIHLREDRRHIHDEDAAAIIRHSPLPVNLECAQAPDIIDFVCRHRPLRATLVPEKREEVTTEGGLDVTGDTTGLKGVIEHLHEAEVEVSLFIDPHPDAVLAAKELEADWIEFHTGRYANLWAMLYGNLSRTHHTIPELQLPRHELKRHLDEELNVLKDLAQHAQGIHLRVAAGHGLNYQNVAPIAAIKEIEELNIGQSIIARSVFTGLENAVREMKELISNGVMSNE; from the coding sequence ATGAAACTGGGAGTCAATATCGACCATATCGCCGTGCTGCGGGAAGCCCGCCGCATCAACGACCCCGATCCTCTGCAGGCTATTGGGATCTGTGCCCGGGCCGGGGCCGATCAGATCACGATCCATCTGAGAGAAGACCGGCGCCACATCCATGACGAAGACGCCGCGGCGATCATCCGCCACTCCCCCCTGCCGGTGAATCTGGAGTGCGCCCAGGCTCCCGACATTATCGACTTCGTCTGCCGACACCGCCCCCTGCGGGCGACCCTGGTGCCGGAAAAACGTGAAGAGGTCACCACCGAAGGGGGCCTCGACGTCACCGGAGACACCACGGGGCTCAAAGGGGTCATCGAACACCTCCACGAAGCCGAAGTGGAAGTCTCCCTCTTTATCGACCCCCACCCTGACGCCGTGCTGGCCGCCAAGGAGCTGGAAGCCGACTGGATCGAGTTTCACACCGGACGCTACGCCAACCTCTGGGCGATGCTTTACGGCAATCTCTCCCGTACCCACCACACCATCCCGGAGCTCCAACTCCCCCGGCACGAACTCAAACGGCATCTCGATGAAGAGCTCAACGTCTTGAAGGATCTCGCCCAACACGCCCAAGGCATCCATCTCCGCGTCGCCGCCGGCCACGGGCTCAATTATCAAAATGTCGCCCCCATCGCCGCCATTAAAGAGATCGAAGAGCTCAATATCGGCCAAAGCATCATCGCCCGCTCAGTCTTTACCGGATTGGAAAACGCGGTGAGGGAGATGAAAGAACTAATTAGTAACGGAGTAATGAGTAATGAGTAA
- the pdxA gene encoding 4-hydroxythreonine-4-phosphate dehydrogenase translates to MKKVAISIGDLNGIGIELALRCHSQVRKLAEPLYLIDREMLEQAAELLGLEIPEDFVLESPGAEPFTIRPGVVDAAAGSYSFASFKAAVELCTEGHADAVCTLPIHKKAWELAGIPYKGHTDALRDFFGREAIMMLGCPQMYVGLYTEHIPLKEVPEAMNEERLTRFLLDFQRETGAEEIAVLGLNPHAGDHGVLGDEERIIEAAIDNANRIIQNPKSKIQNRPFEGPLVPDTAFTPAMRRRFHYFVAMYHDQGLIPLKALHFDESINVSLNLPILRTSVDHGTAFDIAYKRAELNTKSYLNAVRYIIDRTS, encoded by the coding sequence ATGAAAAAGGTCGCAATATCCATCGGTGATCTCAACGGGATAGGCATCGAGTTGGCGCTGCGCTGCCATTCTCAGGTACGCAAGCTCGCAGAGCCCCTCTATCTCATCGATCGGGAGATGCTTGAGCAGGCGGCCGAGCTGCTGGGGCTGGAGATCCCCGAAGATTTCGTGCTGGAATCCCCCGGTGCAGAGCCATTCACCATCCGTCCGGGTGTCGTCGATGCGGCGGCGGGAAGTTACAGCTTCGCCTCTTTCAAAGCCGCCGTGGAGCTCTGCACCGAAGGGCACGCCGACGCGGTCTGCACCCTGCCCATCCACAAAAAAGCCTGGGAATTGGCGGGGATCCCCTACAAGGGGCACACCGATGCCCTGCGGGATTTTTTCGGCCGGGAAGCGATTATGATGCTCGGCTGCCCCCAGATGTATGTGGGACTCTACACCGAACATATCCCTCTCAAGGAGGTCCCCGAAGCGATGAATGAGGAGAGGCTCACCCGCTTTCTCCTCGACTTTCAACGAGAAACCGGCGCCGAAGAGATCGCCGTGCTCGGCCTCAACCCCCACGCCGGGGATCATGGCGTCCTGGGCGACGAAGAGCGTATCATCGAAGCCGCCATCGACAACGCCAACCGCATCATCCAAAATCCAAAATCCAAAATCCAAAATCGGCCCTTTGAAGGGCCATTGGTTCCCGACACCGCCTTCACCCCCGCTATGCGCCGCCGTTTTCACTATTTCGTGGCGATGTACCACGATCAGGGCCTGATCCCCCTCAAAGCCCTGCACTTCGACGAGAGTATCAACGTCTCCCTCAATCTGCCCATCCTGCGTACCAGCGTCGACCACGGCACAGCCTTCGACATCGCCTACAAGAGAGCAGAACTCAACACCAAAAGCTACCTCAATGCCGTCCGATATATCATCGATAGAACGTCATAA
- the lolA gene encoding LolA-like outer membrane lipoprotein chaperone: MFLKYSLILIALLFTLNAQGITLPAAMEAKFVQKVTNPKKKVIRYEGRLVMDNKSRFKWSYLKPSKKEVCSDGKRVLVVDHDLEQVSTYRMNRGFDLAAALKRAKHYKGRLYTAAYQGRTYTIAVDPKGYIEQIAYRDDMDNVVNIHLYNVHTYAKPMPAGRFRCTYPKSYDVIEG, encoded by the coding sequence ATGTTTTTGAAATATTCTTTAATATTAATTGCACTTTTATTCACATTGAATGCCCAGGGGATCACGCTGCCCGCTGCGATGGAGGCAAAGTTCGTTCAGAAGGTCACCAACCCGAAGAAAAAAGTGATCCGCTATGAGGGAAGATTGGTGATGGATAACAAATCCCGCTTCAAGTGGAGTTACCTCAAACCGAGCAAAAAAGAGGTTTGCAGTGACGGCAAGAGGGTATTGGTGGTCGATCACGACCTGGAGCAGGTGAGTACCTACCGGATGAACCGGGGTTTCGACCTGGCGGCGGCGCTGAAGCGGGCGAAGCACTATAAAGGGCGACTCTACACCGCAGCCTATCAGGGACGAACATACACCATCGCCGTAGATCCCAAGGGGTATATCGAACAGATCGCCTACCGTGACGATATGGACAATGTGGTCAACATCCATCTCTACAATGTCCACACATACGCCAAGCCTATGCCGGCCGGACGTTTTCGCTGCACCTACCCCAAAAGCTATGACGTGATCGAAGGATAG
- the secA gene encoding preprotein translocase subunit SecA, which produces MINTVMKVFGSANDRKVKRYMKRAERVNALEPKYEKMSDEELRASFDELKQAVQAGEKSLDDVLYDSFAITREVSKRVLGLRHYDVQLVGGMVLHEGNIAEMKTGEGKTLVATLPVVLNAMLGRGVHVVTVNDYLAKRDAADMGKIYGFLGYRTGCITSEIQDDFERKAQYDADITYGTNNEFGFDYLRDNMKVRLEEKVQRDHYYAIVDEVDSILIDEARTPLIISGPAQRDQSLYMKADAVARQLVRGEELPTKPGEPKKTTGDFVVDEKNRTIVMTEEGLEKAEKLFEVDNLFSLENAAMVHHLDQALKAHNLFEKDVDYVVRDGEIIIVDEFTGRLSEGRRYSEGLHQALEAKEGVKIQEESQTLAEITYQNYFRMYEKLAGMTGTAQTEATEFSQIYGLDVITIPTNVPVKRIDKPDLIFKTEKDKMNAVVNRIKEFHEKGQPVLVGTASIEKSEMLHELLKKEKIPHNVLNAKNHEQEAEIIKDAGQKGAVTVATNMAGRGVDIKIDDEVRELGGLAILGTERHESRRIDNQLRGRSGRQGDPGESQFFLSLEDNLLRIFGGERIGKIMNSMGMEEGEYIESKLVTRSIEKAQKKVEAMHYESRKNILEYDDVANYQRKAIYAFRNQLLDPEYDIEGKIQQNLEELVDYLLHEAEIFAGQPSEDYDLDRYIALVKEYTGLEIAPERLKGKEADEIREETLKILKETYEAKFSIFDEEQRKEIEKILILQVLDTEWREHLYEMDVLKTGIGLRGYNQKDPLVEYKQESYRLFEALVRRIKFESLKLLYLVQFDFSAPEEELEAAEKMLEELEPPEEELISNEYQELPSDTTDAQNTPYVAPHKPKRNDPCPCGSGKKYKNCCGKSGPKKGLLA; this is translated from the coding sequence ATGATTAATACAGTAATGAAAGTCTTCGGAAGTGCCAACGATCGGAAGGTCAAACGGTATATGAAACGGGCCGAGCGGGTCAATGCCCTGGAGCCCAAATATGAAAAGATGAGCGACGAAGAGCTCAGAGCCTCCTTCGACGAGCTCAAGCAGGCCGTGCAGGCCGGGGAGAAGAGCCTGGACGATGTCCTCTACGACTCCTTCGCCATCACCCGGGAAGTAAGCAAACGGGTCCTGGGCCTGCGCCACTACGATGTGCAGCTCGTCGGGGGGATGGTCCTCCATGAGGGGAACATCGCCGAGATGAAAACCGGTGAGGGAAAGACCCTCGTCGCCACCCTCCCCGTGGTCCTCAATGCGATGTTGGGGCGCGGCGTCCACGTCGTCACCGTCAACGACTACCTGGCCAAGCGGGATGCCGCCGATATGGGGAAGATCTATGGATTCCTCGGCTACCGCACCGGCTGCATCACCAGTGAGATCCAGGACGATTTCGAGCGCAAAGCCCAATACGATGCCGACATCACCTACGGAACCAACAACGAATTCGGTTTCGACTACCTGAGGGACAACATGAAGGTCCGCCTCGAAGAGAAGGTCCAGCGGGACCACTACTACGCCATCGTGGACGAAGTGGACTCCATCCTCATCGACGAAGCGCGGACCCCGCTGATCATCTCCGGACCCGCCCAGCGGGATCAGAGCCTCTATATGAAGGCCGATGCGGTCGCCAGACAACTGGTCCGGGGCGAAGAGCTCCCCACCAAGCCCGGCGAACCCAAGAAGACCACCGGCGATTTCGTCGTGGACGAAAAGAACCGTACCATCGTCATGACCGAAGAGGGGCTTGAGAAGGCGGAAAAGCTCTTCGAGGTCGACAACCTCTTCAGTCTGGAAAACGCCGCGATGGTCCACCACCTGGATCAGGCCCTCAAAGCCCACAACCTCTTTGAAAAAGATGTCGATTATGTCGTGCGTGACGGTGAAATTATCATCGTCGACGAGTTCACCGGGCGCCTCAGCGAAGGGCGCCGCTACAGTGAGGGGCTCCATCAGGCCCTGGAAGCCAAAGAAGGGGTCAAGATCCAGGAAGAGTCCCAGACCCTTGCGGAGATCACTTATCAGAACTATTTCCGGATGTACGAGAAGCTGGCGGGAATGACGGGAACCGCCCAGACCGAAGCAACGGAGTTCAGCCAAATCTACGGCCTGGACGTCATCACCATCCCCACCAACGTCCCGGTCAAGCGTATCGACAAGCCCGACCTGATCTTCAAGACTGAAAAAGACAAAATGAACGCGGTCGTCAACCGGATCAAAGAGTTCCACGAAAAGGGCCAGCCCGTCCTGGTGGGAACCGCTTCCATCGAAAAGAGTGAAATGCTCCACGAGCTGCTCAAAAAAGAGAAGATCCCTCACAATGTCCTCAACGCCAAGAACCACGAGCAGGAGGCGGAGATCATCAAAGATGCCGGCCAAAAAGGCGCCGTCACCGTCGCGACCAATATGGCGGGACGCGGGGTCGACATCAAGATCGACGATGAAGTCCGTGAACTGGGCGGCCTGGCGATCCTGGGAACCGAGCGGCACGAGAGCCGCCGGATCGACAACCAGCTGAGGGGACGCTCCGGACGCCAGGGCGATCCGGGAGAGAGCCAATTCTTCCTCAGCCTCGAAGACAATCTCCTTCGGATCTTCGGCGGGGAACGGATCGGTAAGATCATGAACTCCATGGGAATGGAGGAAGGGGAATACATCGAATCCAAGCTGGTGACCCGCAGCATCGAAAAGGCCCAGAAAAAGGTCGAAGCGATGCACTACGAATCGCGGAAGAACATCCTCGAATACGATGATGTCGCCAATTACCAGCGTAAAGCGATCTATGCCTTCCGCAATCAGCTCCTCGACCCCGAGTACGACATCGAAGGCAAGATCCAACAGAACCTCGAAGAGCTGGTCGATTATCTGCTCCACGAAGCGGAGATCTTTGCCGGGCAACCCAGCGAAGATTACGACCTCGATCGCTATATCGCGTTGGTCAAAGAGTACACCGGCCTGGAGATCGCCCCCGAGCGGCTCAAGGGCAAAGAGGCCGACGAGATCCGCGAAGAGACTCTGAAAATTCTCAAAGAGACTTATGAAGCCAAGTTCAGCATCTTCGACGAAGAGCAGCGCAAAGAGATCGAAAAGATCCTCATCCTCCAGGTCCTCGATACCGAGTGGCGGGAACACCTCTACGAGATGGATGTGCTCAAAACCGGAATCGGCCTGCGGGGCTACAATCAAAAAGACCCCCTGGTCGAGTACAAACAGGAGAGTTACCGCCTCTTCGAAGCTCTGGTCCGCCGGATCAAGTTCGAATCCCTCAAACTGCTCTATCTGGTCCAGTTTGACTTCAGTGCCCCCGAAGAGGAGCTCGAAGCCGCCGAGAAGATGCTCGAAGAGCTCGAACCGCCCGAAGAGGAGCTCATCAGCAACGAATATCAGGAGCTCCCCTCCGATACGACCGATGCACAGAACACTCCCTACGTCGCGCCCCACAAACCCAAGCGCAACGACCCCTGCCCCTGCGGCAGCGGCAAAAAATACAAGAACTGCTGCGGCAAAAGCGGCCCCAAGAAGGGCCTCCTCGCCTGA
- a CDS encoding ABC transporter permease, with amino-acid sequence MALPADSRLVRRIVRHYLRYDPENPFIFVSALLAFLGIAAGVMVLMIAMGIMTGTQKEFEKKLFVMNYPLTIISYSGGVRRATLKKIRQRFPEMKMSPFYTTQVIARNGEALEGGILYGVDFAKEAAINPIFAKTLKEHNITRPGRYDLITGDDLAMVLDARPGQKITLFFSQYQAAGLGTLPLQKRFVLRGTFDSGLKAYDKALMYTTLGAFHKILKKAPDRYDGVHLYTDDPFGAIKEIKALLPDDADVEGWWQQNGNFFSAMQMEKKALFLVLLLIILVAALNIVSSLLMTVMSRRKEIALLRTLGTTRREIRQIFFRLGVAIGTAGIVAGTLLGFLGIWVLTHFDIITLPADVYGTSRLPVDLLWSDLAMILAGTAVIVLLAALYPAKKAASTDPLKVLRNE; translated from the coding sequence ATGGCACTTCCCGCCGACTCCCGCCTGGTCCGGCGGATCGTCCGTCACTATCTTCGCTACGATCCCGAAAACCCCTTTATCTTCGTTTCGGCTCTGCTGGCCTTTCTGGGCATCGCGGCAGGGGTGATGGTCCTGATGATCGCTATGGGAATCATGACGGGCACGCAAAAAGAGTTCGAGAAAAAGCTCTTCGTCATGAATTACCCCCTGACCATCATCAGCTACTCGGGCGGTGTGCGCCGCGCGACCCTCAAAAAGATCCGTCAACGCTTCCCCGAAATGAAAATGAGTCCCTTTTATACCACCCAGGTGATCGCCCGCAACGGCGAAGCCCTGGAGGGGGGAATCCTCTATGGGGTCGATTTCGCCAAAGAGGCCGCCATCAACCCGATCTTCGCCAAGACCCTCAAAGAGCACAATATCACCCGGCCGGGGCGTTATGACTTGATCACCGGCGATGATTTGGCGATGGTCCTCGACGCCCGCCCGGGGCAAAAGATCACCCTCTTCTTCTCCCAATATCAGGCGGCCGGATTGGGAACCCTCCCCCTGCAAAAGCGCTTTGTGCTCCGGGGCACCTTCGATTCGGGGCTCAAAGCCTACGACAAAGCCCTGATGTATACCACACTGGGAGCCTTTCACAAAATCCTCAAGAAAGCCCCCGACCGCTACGACGGAGTCCATCTCTACACCGACGACCCCTTCGGTGCCATCAAAGAGATCAAAGCGCTCCTCCCCGACGACGCCGATGTCGAAGGGTGGTGGCAACAAAACGGCAACTTCTTCTCGGCGATGCAGATGGAGAAGAAGGCCCTCTTCCTGGTCCTGCTCCTCATCATCCTCGTGGCGGCCCTCAACATCGTCAGCTCTCTGCTGATGACCGTGATGAGCCGCCGCAAGGAGATCGCGCTGCTGCGGACTCTGGGAACGACCCGCCGGGAGATCCGGCAAATCTTCTTCCGCCTTGGCGTCGCCATCGGCACCGCCGGGATCGTCGCTGGCACGCTCCTGGGCTTCCTGGGGATCTGGGTCCTCACCCACTTCGACATCATCACCCTTCCCGCCGATGTCTACGGCACCAGCCGCCTGCCGGTGGACCTGCTCTGGAGCGATCTGGCGATGATTCTGGCGGGTACCGCCGTCATCGTCCTGCTCGCAGCGCTCTATCCCGCCAAGAAAGCGGCATCGACCGACCCCCTCAAGGTGCTTCGCAACGAATAA
- a CDS encoding AsmA-like C-terminal domain-containing protein, whose product MGFGWWALHRGIHLGHLSLFGYESEKLYLKLNKRLTLKIARLRLPQKHTAASQDGLKKGLDILHRFLKYFYVVEIGALEIGGTPYQILYRDNILYLKGGDYEVAGMVYDRGDSMEIQLPLVRIPSHRLTLSGEVHYHYRDGRLSASGYYAVADMDGSFRVEREGKRLQFHLDSDPTKTLQHLQGLVPLSPVAREWLLERLHASRYRLVSFDGEGELDLAHGTVKPVLSSLHGVAELRDVALRFHDQLKPITAPKARVILQKGALYFTLQAPRYGKHRVDGSSAALLSLFEPSKLKLLLRLRYTGRVDWQILKILNTYGIRVLLGQKQGKAVAKVDIDAPLVKGPVKIRGIARLSPGVLEYRKKTLRVGGGVVAFTSRVLELRDFAVNERVFRGVLNGRIDLKSREGDLRVLVKRLSPRFPVKIFEMRNVRLPVKIHWGEKGVKLAFPTFKSGLRIDPRERLQFEAKDLALWHPYLRGLLRLVDGGKIRIETAGANSWKVSGTLMWKGSPFYTKRGVLTRWPFVAVITPQGVEIDALDGKLHYSSKEQLLQLQGINVDAEKLLAAMKQIKGSAAAKGRLVVLGKKSLIRYGPYVLLTDNYRLVKRGENIDFAGALGSDRLSFQKHGGDLKIMAEGIGDRMLHALIHFNGIQEGRYTIHVTGNDKKGYTGEILIHGGVLRGFKAYNDLIALINAVPALVSFSSPGFSHKGFELKQGTILFTLKGKRLKLGRILLVGKSATVAGKGVVELDSKRLDVDLAIRTAREMGKALSTIPVVGYILFGKDKSLTAGVKITGTLDHPKVHTNPVGEALLYPLELLKRTLTAPAHLSEPEEDTELLTTPPPEQAAPLPPRFRGSSTPENNTSKKQSDNY is encoded by the coding sequence GTGGGGTTCGGATGGTGGGCTCTCCATCGGGGAATCCATCTCGGGCATCTCTCCCTCTTCGGGTATGAGTCGGAAAAATTATATCTCAAACTGAATAAAAGGCTGACGCTCAAGATCGCCCGTCTCCGCCTCCCCCAAAAGCATACCGCAGCTTCACAGGACGGCCTGAAAAAGGGGCTGGATATCCTTCACCGTTTTCTCAAATATTTCTATGTCGTGGAGATCGGTGCCCTGGAGATCGGAGGCACACCCTATCAGATCCTCTATCGTGACAATATCCTCTATCTCAAAGGGGGGGATTATGAAGTGGCGGGGATGGTCTACGACCGGGGAGATTCGATGGAGATTCAGTTGCCCCTGGTACGCATCCCTTCCCACCGTCTGACCCTCTCGGGAGAAGTACACTATCACTATCGGGACGGCCGGCTTTCCGCCTCGGGATACTATGCGGTAGCGGATATGGACGGCTCTTTCCGTGTGGAACGGGAAGGGAAGCGTCTGCAGTTCCATCTCGATTCGGATCCGACCAAAACGCTGCAACATCTGCAGGGTTTGGTTCCCCTGAGCCCCGTCGCCAGGGAGTGGCTTCTTGAGCGGCTTCACGCTTCCCGCTACCGTCTTGTCTCATTCGACGGAGAGGGGGAGTTGGATTTGGCACACGGCACCGTCAAGCCGGTTCTCTCTTCGCTGCACGGAGTGGCGGAGCTGCGTGATGTGGCCCTCCGCTTCCACGATCAGCTCAAACCCATTACCGCTCCGAAGGCGCGGGTGATCCTGCAAAAGGGCGCGCTTTATTTCACCCTCCAGGCTCCCCGCTACGGCAAACACAGGGTCGATGGAAGCAGCGCGGCGCTTTTGAGCCTCTTCGAGCCTTCCAAACTCAAACTTCTCCTGCGCCTGCGCTACACGGGACGGGTCGATTGGCAAATCCTCAAGATCCTCAATACGTACGGTATCCGTGTGCTTCTCGGGCAAAAGCAGGGCAAAGCGGTGGCCAAGGTCGATATCGACGCCCCTCTGGTCAAGGGGCCTGTCAAGATACGGGGGATTGCCCGGCTCAGTCCCGGAGTGCTGGAATACCGAAAAAAGACGCTTCGCGTCGGTGGAGGCGTTGTGGCTTTTACCAGCCGAGTGCTGGAGTTGAGAGATTTCGCCGTCAACGAACGGGTCTTCCGGGGAGTGCTCAACGGCCGGATCGATCTCAAGAGCCGGGAAGGTGATTTGCGGGTTCTGGTGAAACGTCTCAGTCCCCGCTTTCCCGTCAAGATCTTTGAGATGCGCAATGTCCGGCTGCCGGTCAAGATCCACTGGGGGGAGAAGGGGGTGAAACTTGCTTTCCCCACATTCAAGAGCGGGCTGCGGATCGATCCCCGGGAGCGGCTGCAATTCGAGGCCAAGGATCTGGCCCTTTGGCACCCCTATCTCCGGGGGCTCCTGCGCCTGGTGGACGGCGGTAAGATACGTATCGAAACGGCCGGAGCGAACTCGTGGAAAGTGAGCGGGACGCTGATGTGGAAGGGGAGCCCTTTCTATACCAAGAGGGGGGTGCTTACCCGTTGGCCCTTTGTCGCGGTGATCACGCCCCAGGGTGTGGAGATCGATGCCCTCGATGGGAAGCTGCATTACAGTTCCAAAGAGCAGCTTCTCCAACTGCAGGGAATCAATGTCGATGCCGAAAAGCTTTTGGCTGCGATGAAGCAGATCAAGGGGAGTGCTGCCGCAAAAGGCCGCCTTGTCGTCCTGGGGAAAAAGAGCCTGATCCGTTACGGCCCCTATGTCCTGCTGACGGATAATTATCGCCTGGTCAAACGGGGAGAAAATATCGACTTTGCCGGCGCGCTCGGCTCGGATCGCCTCAGCTTCCAAAAGCATGGAGGGGATTTGAAGATCATGGCCGAGGGGATCGGGGATCGGATGCTCCACGCGCTGATTCACTTCAACGGGATCCAGGAGGGACGTTACACGATTCACGTAACCGGCAATGATAAAAAGGGATATACCGGTGAGATCCTGATCCACGGCGGGGTTCTGCGCGGGTTCAAAGCTTATAACGATCTGATCGCACTGATCAACGCCGTGCCGGCTCTGGTGAGTTTCTCCAGTCCGGGATTCAGCCACAAGGGGTTTGAGCTCAAGCAGGGGACGATCCTCTTCACCCTCAAAGGGAAGCGCCTCAAGCTCGGTCGTATCCTACTGGTGGGCAAGTCGGCTACCGTGGCGGGCAAAGGGGTGGTGGAGCTTGACTCGAAACGGCTCGATGTGGATCTGGCGATTCGGACCGCGCGGGAGATGGGCAAAGCGCTTTCGACGATTCCGGTCGTCGGCTATATTCTTTTCGGCAAGGACAAGAGCCTCACCGCCGGCGTGAAGATCACCGGCACGCTGGACCATCCCAAAGTCCACACCAATCCCGTAGGCGAAGCGCTCCTTTACCCCCTGGAGCTTCTCAAACGCACACTGACCGCGCCTGCGCATCTCTCCGAGCCCGAGGAGGATACGGAATTGCTGACGACGCCTCCGCCGGAGCAGGCCGCACCGCTGCCGCCTCGGTTCCGGGGAAGTTCAACCCCGGAGAACAACACTTCCAAAAAACAATCCGATAACTACTGA